One genomic region from Vitis riparia cultivar Riparia Gloire de Montpellier isolate 1030 chromosome 17, EGFV_Vit.rip_1.0, whole genome shotgun sequence encodes:
- the LOC117905004 gene encoding translation initiation factor IF-2-like — protein MTDNRAAKGISETPISDVGNWTEDGDRVQINITGAGKDVKLSIAQPPPKKPLEMTIPKQQPVVTEKPKEESDKQKKEVEKTKEESDKQKKEVEKPKEEGSGIEKKGGQESKRDETVLENVMTKLKSYKGIVITAFIVISLGYLLRRKFKVA, from the exons ATGACAGACAACAGAGCAGCAAAAGGTATTTCAGAAACACCAATTTCAGATGTTGGTAATTGGACGGAGGATGGAGATCGTGTCCAAATCAATATTACCG GTGCTGGGAAAGACGTAAAGCTGAGCATAGCCCAACCACCTCCTAAGAAACCTCTCGAGATGACCATCCCAAAGCAGCAGCCTGTTGTGACAgaaaaaccaaaagaagaaagtgacaaacaaaagaaggaagtcgaaaaaacaaaagaagaaagtgacaaacaaaagaaggaagtcgaaaaaccaaaagaagaagGAAGTGGCATAGAAAAGAAGGGAGGCCAAGAATCAAAAAGAGATGAAACTGTGTTAGAAAATGTAATGACCAAGTTGAAGTCGTACAAGGGGATCGTTATAACGGCTTTTATAGTCATTTCATTAGGGTATTTGCTGCGTCGAAAATTCAAAGTAGCTTGA
- the LOC117904920 gene encoding uncharacterized protein LOC117904920, protein MKSYMNLNALKEVHFIKVLSLYHFIYTKTPSIAITVIQYWACSSIYFTYTLISSSMASVEGAKEGKTRRNSSDHLSFQDIVPSSGWSEDEKCHYLLVDLPGFKREEVKLQVDYQTNQLMASGERRVSELKYIRFKQTFKLPNNSDIEKITGKFEGEILYVIVPKVKEQKEEPKEEKGTASTVAEENVNEKPNNGDDKQGENIDGERNKQCEGVDKVFKEKLGHDAGLLECVISKLRKNKGIVMTAILAFSLGVFITRKFESGGE, encoded by the exons ATGAAAAGCTATATGAATTTGAATGCTTTGAAAGAGGTTCACTTCATCAAAGTTCTCTCTTTATACCACTTTATATATACAAAGACTCCGTCTATCGCCATCACAGTGATCCAATATTGGGCTTGTTCTTCTATCTATTTCACATATACATTAATTAGTTCATCAATGGCAAGCGTTGAAGGGGCAAAAGAGGGGAAGACGAGGAGGAACTCTTCCGATCACCTGTCGTTCCAAGATATTGTTCCATCTTCTGGTTGGAGTGAGGATGAAAAATGTCATTATCTCCTTGTTGATCTTCCTG GTTTCAAGAGGGAGGAGGTGAAGCTTCAAGTTGATTATCAGACCAACCAACTGATGGCCAGTGGAGAAAGGCGGGTAAGTGAATTAAAATACATCCGGTTTAAACAGACCTTTAAACTGCCAAACAATTCAGATATCGAAAAGATCACTGGAAAATTTGAAGGCGAAATTCTCTATGTAATTGTCCCTAAAGTCAAGGAACAGAAGGAAGAACCTAAGGAGGAGAAAGGGACTGCCAGCACCGTTGCAGAAGAGAATGTGAATGAGAAGCCCAACAATGGTGATGACAAACAAGGTGAGAATATAGATGGGGAGAGAAACAAACAGTGTGAAGGTGTGGATAAAGTGTTCAAAGAGAAATTAGGGCATGATGCTGGTCTATTGGAATGCGTGATATCAAAGTTGAGAAAGAACAAGGGGATTGTTATGACAGCCATCTTAGCATTTTCTTTGGGGGTGTTTATCACTCGAAAATTTGAATCAGGTGGGGAATGA